A single Orcinus orca chromosome 2, mOrcOrc1.1, whole genome shotgun sequence DNA region contains:
- the BDKRB1 gene encoding B1 bradykinin receptor: MASQTLLEFQSSNQSQLPPPNATSCDSAQEAWDLLHRVLPTFIITICFCGLLGNLFVLSVFLLARRRLNTAEIYLANLAASDLVFILGLPFWAENIWKEFNWPFGALLCRVVNGVIKANLFISIFLVVAISQDRYCVLVHPMASRRRRRRRWAQATCVLIWAMGGLLSIPTFLLRSVKAVPELNISACVLLYPSEAWPFARMVELNVLGFLLPLVAIVFFNCHILAALRGRGEVRKTRHGGPTDGKTTALILLLVAAFLLCWTPYHFFAFLEFLLEVRAVRGCFWENFTDLGLQWANFFAFINSCLNPVIYVFLGQLFRTKVWELYKRCIPR, from the exons ATGGCCTCCCAGACCCTCCTGGAGTTCCAGTCCTCCAACCAGAGCCAGCTCCCGCCTCCAAATGCCACGTCCTGCGACAGCGCTCAGGAAGCCTGGGACCTGCTGCATAGAGTCTTACCCACATTTATCATCACCATCTGCTTCTGTGGGCTGCTGGGAAACCTCTTTGTGCTGTCCGTCTTTCTCCTGGCCCGACGGCGTCTGAACACGGCAGAAATCTACCTGGCCAACCTGGCGGCTTCCGACCTGGTATTCATCTTGGGCTTGCCCTTCTGGGCAGAGAACATCTGGAAGGAATTCAACTGGCCTTTTGGAGCCCTCCTCTGCCGCGTGGTCAACGGTGTCATCAAGGCCAATCTCTTCATCAGCATCTTCCTGGTGGTGGCCATCAGCCAGGACCGCTACTGCGTGCTGGTGCACCCCATGGCCAGCCGGAGGCGGCGGCGACGGCGGTGGGCTCAGGCCACCTGCGTGCTCATCTGGGCCATGGGGGGCCTCCTAAGTATCCCCACGTTCCTGCTGCGCTCCGTCAAAGCTGTCCCGGAACTGAACATCTCCGCCTGTGTGTTGCTGTACCCCAGCGAGGCCTGGCCCTTTGCAAGGATGGTGGAGTTAAACGTGCTGGGGTTCCTCCTCCCACTGGTTGCAATTGTCTTCTTCAACTGTCACATCCTGGCAGCCCTGCGAGGGCGGGGGGAGGTCAGAAAGACAAGGCACGGGGGGCCCACGGATGGCAAGACCACGGCCCTGATCCTCTTGCTTGTGGCTGCCTTCCTGCTCTGCTGGACCCCCTACCACTTCTTTGCCTTCCTGGAATTCCTGCTCGAGGTGCGGGCTGTTAGAGGCTGCTTCTGGGAGAATTTCACCGACCTGGGCCTGCAATGGGCCAACTTCTTTGCTTTCATCAACAGCTGCCTGAATCCAGTGATTTATGTCTTTTTGGGCCAGCTTTTCAGGACCAAG GTCTGGGAACTTTATAAACGATGCATCCCTAGATGA